Part of the Aquila chrysaetos chrysaetos chromosome 6, bAquChr1.4, whole genome shotgun sequence genome, TCGAAGAATTTTCCAGGAAATAATTCTCACAATATTTCATTAACATTCATATTCAAAACACATAAGCACATTATGAAACTTGAATAAAATCTTGTGTATTTGATTTCTGTCACGTGCTCTGGGGATCTCTTGAGTGGGACCTTAGTGAGTGTTGGCTCTGTGATGAGTAACCTGGGAGCTGCAGATCTGTAACAAAGGctagaatttgtttttctgtaatagGTGATTCTTAAAAGCCCTCTATTTTGCTGTGAAAGTTGTACGTAACTGTTATGTACTCTGTTGCCCAATCAACAGAAAATTGTTTGCATTCTTTTATTGGACAAAATTCTACTTTTCTACACCATTAAAAATCTGCTAGATTCTCATTCATATATGTACTGTAGCAAAAACTAGAGCTTACGcttaaaaagctgcttctgtgttACTTTCTTGTAGGTAAATAGTGCACTGATTGATGTTGAAGAAATATACTGCTTATTGACACTTTTATTATTcaatataattatatattgCTATGCAAGATGCTTAATGGAGAGATCCACTGATACTAATGAGAAACATTGCActtgctttgaaattaaaaggTATTAATACTtttctcatgtatttttaagacaGTTTTTCATACATCTTCCCTGTCTTATTTCACCTACACATTCTACTTAATTATAAAAGTGTGTTACATCTTTTAGGGGCTACTTTAGgcagtggaaagaaatggggtatcttctgaaataatttaaaggaatactgtttggtaaataaaaatatacttcgGCGTGTTGGTTTGTTTCCTAAGGCCTGTGAGACTTTGATGTTCTTACCTGTCTAAATTCTGATATTATACCATCAGTAAGCTGTTTGGGAATAGCACACGTTGTACTATAAAATATACATGTCAAGATAGGTGTAAGGTCAGTGCAAATGTATACTGCTCCATTTATTAACAAAGCTCTAAATAGAGATGGTTGTAGGGTgtcaaaaaggaataaaagtaTGTTTCTAATTCTTCATTCTTAGGGCCCAAGTCTTATCTCAGAGGCTGGGCAATGAACTGTTAAGCAGCTCAAAATAGTTTACTAGTGTCCTTTTACATACAGATGCAGGAGCTGATATGTGTGATAGAGGATAATATACAAAATCTGAGATTTGACTCTAGATCCTTTCGGTCGGTGTAATGTCCTTATGAAAAGAGCCTGAAGTCTGTAAACCAGTAGtcaaaatgagaatgaaaaatcagtcattaaaaatcctttcacaGTTAATATCCCACAGTTTAACCTGTAAATCAGCAGATCGCTTTGTCAAAAAATAACCAGACTAAACCAAAATTACTAAAAAAGGTATTTACATCTGTAAAAATCTTAACATCTAAGATGTTTCTTGCTGGACATGTCATTCCAAATTCTGTGCATTTCTTCTGGTGTTATCTGGTGCACTGTGATGACCCTGCGGTACCTGCACAAGCTGTAGGCCATTTTCCAGTGATTGAAGCCACTGTTTTGGAAGGGGTGAATGCCCAGCTTCCGAAGACAGAGTCCAACATACACGTCTTCAAGATGAAGAAGTCTTGTATGAAGGGAGGTTTTGTAAATCAGTTCCGCTACGTCAGCTGAAAAAATGTAGCCGGTGCCTGAACAGAAGGGTGGGTAATTGCTGTCGGGATACAAATCTCTTGGCATGTACCACTTACTGCGAACATCTCTTATTGGTCCTCCGTTTATAACGTAACCAGTGAAGTACCTTCTCCTTGGCTTGGTGTTAGGTTTGAGCAGCTTATAAATAAGATTATccatatttacaaaaatatcaCTGTCTGTCTTCATAACATACTTCGCTTTTGAACAAAACGTTGCTACCCACCTCATCCCCATCAATGTTTTCAGAGTGAGGTTATGATAAGAGTCGATAAAATCTTCCACAATAATGTCGTGAAAAATTTGGCTTTCTTGCTCTACCATTTGATTTAACACAggatctgcattttttccaagaagaaataGTGTGGtgattttaattcctttaaagTTGTTTTCGTCTCCCCACGTTTCTCGAATGGCTTGCCTTGCATCAAACTCTTTGTGAGTTGTGCTGATAAGAATGACCAAAAAAGGGATGCTCTTCTCACATTTGTTGGGTTCATTGATAAGAAAGTCAAAGGAATGTGGATTTATAGGTCGAGTTCTTATGTTgccaaaggaaacattttttctggcTATGGATATGCTACTGAGCTGTCTGTGGCCAGTGTAGGAAGAAGTAGGACGAGTTATACTTAAGTACCAAAGAGCGCTTGCCCAACAAACTACTGTCAAAATGTATAAGCATGAGACCTTTGAAGCCATTGTTCCTCTAGCTCTTCTATTCCATGTGATGAATAAATAGCCTTCGTACCATGAGCGCACCTATGTCCCAAAGAGGCAGCATATTATTAATGAAACGTGAAAGTTCGATATATAAAAGTAACTCTGTAATCATTCATGGATCTCACATAGGAGCTATTAACCCTGATGAtactcagcttttcttcttttactagCAGTGGCTTCCATTTCTTggaattttctgttatttctgaaaaatatgaagaaaaattttccaTTGCTCGATCATGAAAGCCTAGGGCAATAAAAACAAGCTTAAATATGACTGGCCATTAATAAGCTAAGTGTCTTAATGCATTTCTCggatatccttttttttctcatgcgATACCACAATGCAAGATAGTGTACTAGAATATCGCAGTATAactgaaataatgcttttatGATTGATAATTTCTCATAGAtgataatatataaaaaaagttaaGCATGCATAGCATGTTGGCTACTTAGGTAATTTTAAAGgtatctgaaaataattttctcgTTTCTAGCATTTTCTTGCTTcctagcatttttttctggacaatCTTTCAAAATATGGCAtggagcattttaaaattatttaaataatgaaaaataatttatcttagGATGAATAGCATTGGTGGCAGCTATGTACATGAATACCTAGAAATCTCATTTGATCTAAATGTTGTTAATATCTGTCCTGCTACCAAGAGCATACTTTGGTGGAAATCAGACAGAATGGCACTGATTGGTAAAGGTACACGAGAGAGAGATACGTATGCTGTCTTACCCATGTAAAGATCAGCGCCTGAGTAGACTCCATAAAAGtctagaaataaattaacacagttcagttatttttgttggcttccttctcttctccccccaACCAGTATTTACTTTTCATGAGCAAACATCATTTGTATACTATGTAAGATAAATCACGATGGCAGCCTATTAACGGTGTCACTTTGCCGTCCGGCATGCAGAGCGCTTGCCGACCCGGCTGGGGTTCCTGCACCGGCAGCCCTTCCCTGCTGTTGTGCCCATCCTGCCTCTGGCACTGGGGAGCTTTGAGGCTTCCCTCGATCCAGGGAATGTGCCAGCCCTGaagcttcctttgcttttagCACGTCTCCTGGGAATGAGTTCTGTTTATCATCATTTCATGGAAATGAGACAAGCTGCATTAAGCCTGCCGGATCAGTGCTGACTCCTCCAAGGCACACCAGTAGCTGGAGAGTGCCTGCAGGCTCCGCGTTCCTGGGTTTTGTCATTGCGTTGCTTCAGAGCTAAAGGGTAGTAGAAGCATGCAACAAATGACCTTTACACAAGAGTCCTTGAAATAGTTAATATTTACTTTGGgtagaaaaaaacatatatggATTCAGATAAAAAGATAGATGCCCTGTCTTAGAAGTGTCCTTTCTGCTTCCACAGTGCTTAATGTGTTGCTTGGATTacatcaaaatgctttttaaggAGCCCATGCCTCCCCTGCGTTGGATATGTAcagtctccttttcctttctctgaaagcagaagagagtgTGGCCCTGGAGGTGGCCCCGTGGCAGGGTCTCCTGCCAGATGATCTGTTGCTTAGGGTTTGTGCAGACAGAGTCCCCCTCTAGGCAGGCTATCAGAGTTAAAGGACAGTTATCCTGTGTCACTATTTCACACCGAAGTgtaaaaacagcagagaaacaatCTGAACGTTTGCTAAGTATGTACAGACCATAATCTCCTTATACATTCTTATCGGTAGTGCTGTCCTGCCCGTCTTCATTACGTGCACTTTTAGTTATTTAATGACCAGAACCCACATACCCCTCTCCCCTTCCATGAAACAGGAGAATGTGAATTTGTGACCTGTTTCAGAGCATCATCAGTTTCAATTGATTTTGCCCTATAGGCGGGGCAAGTTAATGAGGTAGAGGTTGACTCCGATCTCCTTCACTACTTATCACAAGGCTTGGGGTTTGTGATCTTTTCCCACCAAAGAGTAGCAGTAAATGCTTGGGAGCATTATGTTTAAGTGAGGCCTTTAATTGCCCCATAGGGCTGCAGAACACAATGATCTTGGCGCACACAAATACATccttgtaaataaatacatttgtgataaatatatacacaaatgTTACTGTAATGTCTGAAGAGGGGATCTGGCCTGCTGTGTAACAACCCACTGGGGTCACTGGGACGCAGTTCTGAGAAAGGCAAAACACATCCCTGATCTGGTaggttggttttctttctggctttgtTGTGAATCTCTAATAACCGCCCTCACTGGAAATCCCAGCGGGGAAAAACACCAGGTGTGAAACGCCATAACGTAATGAAAACATAAGAGCGTAAAGTCTAGAAGACTGTGTtaataaacaaatacagcagTCGTGGATTGGAGATGTAGAGTAAGAGCTATGTAGGTCAGTGTATTTAATGGACTCCAGCATTAAGGTCTCACAAATACATCTAATATTCAGCATATGATGaattatttttaggaaactATATATTGCATTCTCTAAACATGTATATTCTTCTACATCTTTTGTCTAATAAAGGCAGCTGCATTAGTTCCCACGAATACTGTGCAGATAtctgagggaaaggaaaattgtAACCAGTGCTTCTTACAAACTGCAAAATTACATGAAATAGCTTTTCAGTCCAGCAATGTCATGGCTGTGACGTCCAATCTTGTGTGCTCTGAAAGGATTAGAAGCAACAAAAGCCTTAAACCATTTTGAAGAAAGATTCTAAGCTATGGTAGGGATTTTTTTGCTCAGTTATGAAATCTACAGGTAACTGTCCAGGATGAATATTTCTTATATTGGCCCTTGGATTGCTGTCTCTTGAAATAAGtttatctttttcctgttgtgtgtctggtttttttagtttgtttgttttgcctttttttaaagaaaaataagagtttaGATGGtgttctttggttttggagTGTCTTACACCATCCCTGTGGTAATTATTTAGCAAAGTGCAGGGGAAGTGGTTAAGAGTGAACTGGCTGTAGTTTTCTTGACAAATGAAATTTtagatttaattattttttaggaAGATTGAggggaaaaccaaaaagagagCTCCCTGCTTTCCTGTGATGGGGTCTCTGCTATTCCTAGTCTGCTGTGAGGTGAAGATGTGAAGATTAAAGTTCATGTTCCTATTTTACCTGAGCTTTTTGCTATATAGGGGGAAcagatttgaaataaaatagcacAAACAAAATTGGCAAATAgtgcaaatacaaaacaaaatatgctgAGGAGTCTTGGTCTGCTATTTTAGCTGATGACATTGTCACTTTCAGGACTGATCTCTCATTCTTTGTAGGATCGCAGAAGGGGTTAGATAAGTAGCTatgttgtgtatttttttgGCCATAGGGCAAATGCTCctacaagaaataatttttttcttgtaacatTGTTCCTGCACAGTAATTCCAATAATGTTTAGCTTGCACAAGCAAGAAAATACATAGCTTGATTAGGCAGGGAAACATGAACTAAGCagtgaaatacatattttgtgaTGATTTAGCAGTCAGGTATTTCAGAGGTTGCCAAATTCTGTTATAAAAGATGATGCTAATTCATCAAGGACCTAAACAAGTGCCTAGCTCAGGCTTTCCTAGAATTACTCCTGTGTTGACAGTATCTTGCAGAATTATTCACAGTATCAAAGTCTGTGACAGCAAACCTTTTCCTTGTCATGTGTTGTGACCTGAAACTAAACTCTGCAGCCATGCAGTATTTGGGAATTGTATATCAAAGATGTGAATTACAAGGAAGGAAATCAGAGTGTAAAATGAACGTGCTCAAATTACAGTGCGTTAAAACTTTTGTGTTAGTTACTCATTTGGAAAAGGGGAGGAATGAAGTGTGTGAACTAAGGTCACTACTTTCATCTAAAGAACAACTGAAAGCACTTCGATGCCCACATGTTATCGTGGTTCCTTTAGCAGTTTGCCCAGAACTtcttcagaacatttttaaCCTAGTCAATAATACATATATCAAAAGCTGCCTTAAATATTAACATGAGTGGCAAAATCATTACTTTATTGTGTTTCTAGTCCTGACACTGGATTCACTATATTGTCACTATAAGGatgacttttattttattttttttttttttaagttttgctaTGATGTTCTTGAATTTGCTGTTGAAATTTGAAGACCTTCTAACAGCAGATTATGGGTTGTCACAGGGAGAGCGGAAATCTTTTATCAGCTTTAGATTTTGTCTGTTGGGATAGGGTACGTCGCATTGGGGGACATTGGCACAGGCAAAGGGAAGTGTCAcctcttttcctttgttccGTGGGGCGAAAGAAAGCTTTTTAGCAGGGCAGCAGCAACGTTAAGCACTTGGATCCTTGActttaaacatgttttaattCAATCTGTCCCTTATCCCAACCTGGCTGGCATACTGTAAGTAATCAAAGGCTCAAGCTTTGCTAGGGTAGAAGAttgtaaaaagcaaatgtttagCACCGTGTTTCCATATTGTGACTCAAAGTTGTGCACTTAATTGTGCTATTCACAGCTCATGCTGTGCAAGCCAGAGAAACCACCCAGTCGGAGCACGGAAAGTAGTACTGTGTAACTTCTCTAAGTAATTGACCTGAAGGAGACTGTATTTGCAGCAAACATTTTACAAGCTGACTGCACATCAAGAATAATCCTCCAGATAATGAGCACATTTGAGAATCTTGCTAACTGTTCATGGGCAATTTTCAGGCAGACGTCAAATGAGTTCAGCAAATGTTACTCGCCGACTGCAatattttgctaatattttggaacgctgctgtctctgctgagAGGTTGttggtctttttctttcaagaaagcCCATCCTATGTCAGTGCAGTTGCATTAATGTAACTAGATCACGGTGGATGCACATGATAGAAACCACAGCTTTTGAAGCCTGGCATGTTGCCATAATGGTAATCCATACCATGTTGCTACCTACTGCTGAGGCATAACGTAGGTGCTGAGTGGAGGCAGTCAGGATGCTGAGCCCCGGGGATGACCCCAAGTGAGAAGCTGAGGGAGGCCGCAGCTGCTCATCCTGACACCCAGGAGCCTGCTAGGCAGAGCACCACCGAATCAAATTAACGCTGTGCATCTCTGCCAAAATgtaccttttcctttccctgaaaaaaaagagggaatgcAGCTGCTCAATTATTTAGTAAATGTAGCAAACTCTTCTCATTTCCCCTGAAGAGAGATTTTTGTAGGAGTTTTCTATGATTGTGGCTTTCATCTGCATATAGACCAAGACATTGAAATGTCTTCATCATTTACGAAGTCCTTAAATTACCTAAGGAAAAGTCTGTGATTATTACCAAATCTCGTTGAGAAGATAATTATCCTGAACATTAAGAACACATCTACAAAGAAATTTGGAGATGATGTTATGTTCTTGGCTGTATGTTTTCATAGTAATTTCTTGAGGAAATTCTGGACAGATGGCATAGGTGATTTAACAGGAGATTGCAAGCTCCTCTCTGGCAACTTCATTTGAAGGTTTCTTAAATATTCcaaatgcttttgctgtgcttGGGTGTAATGGACCTGAAACCAAATCAGTGCTTCAAAGGAAGACCTTCCCCTCTAGAATATAAGTGGTAAGGGACTGTAACAGATGTAGGAGCCACAGTCTTGGGTTGAGGGGAGGAAAGTACAAGTGTTCATTTCAGGTCTgtgttttttagaaaaatcagtTCTTCCACTTTGGGGGGTCCCAGCTGTCATATGTTAACAGAGGCTggcttcccttctcttccttcaaaagcaacaagaacaaatattttctgaaaatcaggctaTGTTTTAAGATATGCTGTTTGTACATAGAGAGTCATTCCTTGTTCACAGAAATATTGATGATGGGCTTTACCCTAGGCAGTAAAAGAATGTGAAAGCAAGTATTTGCACAAGTGATTCTTTCATACTAACAGTTCTCTTTTTATGAATGGTGATTTGCAGATGGtttatgctgtattttatcACTGAATTGAAGAATTGAACTCTGGAAATAAATTTGggatttataaattatttttcaatatttactACCTGCTTTTAATGTGAACAAAAGGTAAGAATGACTGTTCATTAGGGAATtttatgaaaagcttttaagtcTTATATAGGGAAAATGCAAGTTTCAGAATTTCTTGTAAATGTGCCCACGCTGGCGAAACTTCCCTAAGCTTTAAGGAGCTACTGTGTAGTCTTGTAAGAGTTGATAGGTAACTCTACATGAAAGCAAATCTGCATATGAGtgacttttctgtattttccactttatattttttcaatgAATGTACCTCtataaaaaaggattttctgttctttttcaaaaagtgcCGAGACAGCCTACATAAAACaattaaactgtgttttcattgctttttttctcatgcttaAGAATGAATTATGCACCTATTTTTTctcaacaaaataatttgcaagttaaaaagtaaacagtTTCCACCATGACTAAGCTGTGAAGTGCAATTTTCAATTGCAGAAGATCAAAcagttgaaagaaatatttaggaATATTTTGATCAACAAACGTCAGATTTACCATGGCTGAGGGGAATGGGATAAATTACTGGTTAAGAAACGTGAGCTTGGCATGAAGGACCATTCCTTGGCTGGCAACATATGGAAGTGGGATCTCAGTGTTGGTTTTAGCAGCTTTTCTCTCTGGCTTGGTTTGTACATCAGGAGCTTTGTAGCTATAAATTCCCATCCAAGTTTTGCAGCTCAGGAAGTATTTTCTATGCAGAAAATAGTTCCCTGCTTTCTCTGAGCAGAGACTTGAGAGCTGCTAGGTTGGCCACACActgttcagtgtttttcataCACACAGAGCACTCCTCAGGGAGTCAGGTGATAGCAATCAGCTTCAGAATGACTGCGGAGAAGCTGCTTTCTCTGGTGGTGACTAGGAGCGTGGTCTGCACTAGATGTGGCTGCATGGGGCTTCTGtagctgcattttcttcatggtaAATCTGCCTTTGAATAAAACCGGCCTTGGAGAACCCCCTGTAATGGTGGTGGAAGACAACATGGTGATAGATCAAGATTCAAGCTTGTCCAAACTAGACACTGTGCCTGTCTGGGTTTGGGTATTTCATAAAAGCAGAACATGCACAGTTGGTTTGCTAACCAGAAAAAGAGTATGATTTAATAAAATCTGGTATTTGtaggaaatggaaatgtttttttttctcccatctgGCATGTCTCAACATTACATTTTCAGTAGCCCATTTagtgttttggttgttttttaaaaatgagcctCCTTGTCATAGTCATTGCATGTTTGTGACAACCTAGTCTTCTCCAAAGTCTCCAACAGTGGTATCACCCAGCTGACTCCATGTGGAAAGAGATGATAGGACAGACCAGACCCTGAGGACCATCTGTACAATGGATGGGTTTCTAAAGTTTTAGCAAACCAGCTGTGCTTGGTCAGATATTAATCTAGAATGGTTAATAGCTAGATTTTACTCAACTCAAAATAATGTTAGAACTTGGGACATGCCAATCAGCAGTTCTGTCTTGCTATATTGCTGATTGCAAGTGATTTACCTGGAGCCACTGCATGCTGCTCTTAATGGgagttttgctgctgactttAGTAGCAGGCATTTTAGGTGTATAGCCTTTGCACTAActaaaggggagagaaaagaaatgaagaacataaaatgaaagagcGGAataattttaagcagaaatatttttcttttcattttcttttctttttcttttttcttttttccttttaaagttgCCCAGGAGATGTCAAGTGTCAGATCTGtgcattttttcccatgaatgcttttcagaaacaattttaaaaaacactttgtGACTTCATGTTGTGATAGGTCATTTGTGATTACATCAATCATGTCCTGTTACAGCAGCAACGTGTAAATTGCATCTCAGTATGGTTATAAACAGATGCAAATAACATGTTTCACTTTGGGTTACCATAGCCACaaccattattttctttagctaTTGTGCTGCACTCTATTGTGAAATCTCACAGCAAGGTCCCTTAGCTCATGTCACCACCAAATTGGTTACAATATTTTGCATCTAATGAAAgtttaggacaaaaaaaaagaggctttgagttcttaaaaaaaaaaaaaaattcaaggggAAAACCTTTAGAACTGCTTTAACAAAATCTTTATTACTCATAAAACaattttacataatttattaCCAGAGTCAAAAGGTTAAATTACCTTCAAGTAAtagtgtttgaaataaaatatactgCTGTTCTTGACTTAACCTTCTTAAATTTCactatttcatttcctttgtatTCACAGCAAAGCCTGTGAAATGGTGGTCTGGGTTATGACACTAAGAATAGATGACAGTGGCCTTGATTCTATAGATGTCTACCTTAGCGGCACTGCCGTTCTCAATTAATCTTTGTCACAAAAAGGATGAGTAACAATTATGTGAAGACTGCAACACCTGAAATCACACTTACAGTCTCTGTGGTGATCATAACTCATTGAACTGGATAATGAATCTACTTCCCATAATTTACATGCTATCAGGGGCATTGGAGGAAAAGTACAAACAATTAAAACTTTTGGATTTACTGGGAAaagttctaaaataattttgaaccTGCCCATTAAGGTGTCGGTCATGATGCTTGGGGAACTTTGCTTTGAACCGCATCGAAACTGGGGGCACTTCAGGCTGGAAACATTGATTATTGCTAcgtataaatacatttttacaacCTCGGAGCACAGCTTTTATAGACAGTTACTGGAGGGATTCTTCCATATCTCAGGTGTATCTGTATGATACCTATATTTATTGTAATCGTTATATTTCTTTTACCTGTCAATGatggagagagatttttttaaaggctgaaaaatgcCTAGaattcacattattttctgatttcttccaCAGCAATGAGGCTAGAAAATTTTGTAAACAGTCAGTTTAGGTGATCATATAATAGCATAGCTCCAACATTTTGtgcttaagaaaaaacattagaTATTATCAGATGTCCAAGGAAATTGTTGGATGTTGTGACACTGTGGCTacatgggcttttttttttcttttccctggaaaTAATCCCTATGTTGAAGAGGTCCCAGAGCCTTGCTCTGTCCATCCAGGAATAGGTTGCAGTTCAGTTTTTTTCACGTTTGCATTACAGTAATTAATGTGAAGTTGTGTTGTGAAGCATTTGTCACCGTGAGCTATTTATATGTCAAGCTTCAAGTTTCTAATTCCCTTTGTGAAGTAGTTGTGATACGTTTAATGCAAGCTGTTGCTTTCGAAATTGCACCTGTCTCTCGCAGAACtgtaacataaaaaaacccccaaccaaacaaattacttttgtcTTCAACTTGGAAAATATGGCCCATACTTCAGCCAGATGACTTATTCTCAAATATACGGAAAACATTTCCTAGACATgcacttttttggttttttgtttgttttttttttttggcaattgGTTAGTCACGATTGAGGTTCCCCAGTTTGCAGGAACTTTTCTGGGCATGGTTTTCTGATAGCATCACCTTAAATCTGGCAGAGACAAATAACTGCAGCTCTAACACAGCCAGGTGgcggctgcctgcagctggctgtgccccctcccctccagctgGTAGGTGTTCCTGGGATGCTCCCCCAGcacctctccagctgcagcactgagtGCCTGCAGTGCCAGCCGGGCTTTCCAAACAAGTTACTTTGCAGAGAAGGGGTAGTCCTCTTGGAAAAGTGGGATTTGCCTCCCCTTTGGACTGAAAGGAGCTGGAAAGACATTTTATTGGCT contains:
- the B3GALT1 gene encoding beta-1,3-galactosyltransferase 1 isoform X1 is translated as MASKVSCLYILTVVCWASALWYLSITRPTSSYTGHRQLSSISIARKNVSFGNIRTRPINPHSFDFLINEPNKCEKSIPFLVILISTTHKEFDARQAIRETWGDENNFKGIKITTLFLLGKNADPVLNQMVEQESQIFHDIIVEDFIDSYHNLTLKTLMGMRWVATFCSKAKYVMKTDSDIFVNMDNLIYKLLKPNTKPRRRYFTGYVINGGPIRDVRSKWYMPRDLYPDSNYPPFCSGTGYIFSADVAELIYKTSLHTRLLHLEDVYVGLCLRKLGIHPFQNSGFNHWKMAYSLCRYRRVITVHQITPEEMHRIWNDMSSKKHLRC